ACAGCTCGTTCATCGACTCGAAGTCGAAGGCCAGGCTGCCCCGCGACCCGTTGATCTCCAGCCGCAGCGCGTTTTTGCGGCCCAGCGCGAACCGGGTGGCCTCGAACGTGGCGACCGCGCCGCCGGCGAACCGCGCCAGGAACACCGCGCAGTCGTCCACGTCGACCTCGCCCAGCGCGCTGCCCGGCTCCCCGGACAGCGGCCGCTCCCGCACGAACGTCTCGGTCATCGCCGAGACGCCACTGATGCGGTCGCCGAGGACGAACTGGGCGGTGTCCACCGCGTGCGCGGCGATGTCGCCCAGCGCGCCGGACCCGGCCTTGTCCCGCCGCAGCCGCCAGGTCATCGGCGTGGCCGGGTCGGCCAGCCAGTCCTGCAGGTAGGCGGCCCGCACCTGGCGGATGGTGCCCAGCCTGCCCTCGGCGACCATCTTGCGGGCCAGCGCGATCGCGGGCACCCGCCGGTAGTTGAACCCGACCATCGCCCGCTGCCCGTTGGCCGCGGCGCCTTCGGCGGCCGCGGCCATCTCCTCGGCCTCGGCGACCGAGTTGGCCAGCGGTTTCTCGCACAGCACGTGTTTGCCCGCGGCGAGCGCGGCCAGCGCGATCTCGGCGTGCGAGTCGCCCGGCGTGCAGATGTCGACGATGCCGACGTCGTCGCGCGCGACCAGGGTGGCCCAGTCGGTCTCGACGTCCGGCCAGCCCTGCTTGGCGGCGGCGGCCTTCGTGCGCTCCGGGTCGCGGCCGCCGAGGACGGCCAGCCGCGGCGCCAGCGGCACGTCGAAGAACCGGTGGACCGAGCGCCAAGCGTGGGCGTGGACGGCGCCCATGAAGGCGTGCCCGACCATGCCCACCCCGATCGAGGCGCCCGCGGGGTCAGGAGTCGAAGGCGACATCGGCATAGGAATCGACGTTCTCCTTGGTCACCACGGCCGAGTAGGTCGTGACGTTCGCGGGGATCTCGTGCTCGGCGAGGTCGCCGATGCCCTTGTCCTGGCCGAGCAGCCGGGCCAGGGCGATCGCCGAGGACGCCATCGACGGGCTGTAGAGCACGGTCGCCTTGATGACGCTGCTGTCGGCCTTGATCAGGTCCATCATGTTGCGCGAGCCCGCGCCGCCGACCATGAGGAACTCGCTGCGGCGCGCGTTGTCGATCGCCGCGAGCACGCCGATGCCCTGGTCGTCGTCGTGGTTCCACAGCGCGTCCAGCTTCGGCGCCGACTGCAGCAGGTTCGACGTCATCTGCTCGCCGCTCTCCGGCGTGAACTGCGCCGACACGCGCGGGCCGACGGCGAACCCGTGCTTGGCCAGCGCGTCGCGGAAGCCCTGGCTGCGCTCCTGGGTCAGCGGCAGCGAGTCGATGCCGGCGACCTCGCCGATCACCGGGCTGGTGACGCCCTTCTTCTTCAGCTCGCCCGCGATGTAGTTGCCCGCGTTGACGCCCATCCGGTAGTTGTCGCCGCCGATCCAGGTGCGGTAGGCCAGCGGCGTGTCGAACACCCGGTCCACGTTGACCACCGGGATGCCCGCGTCCATCGCCTGCTGGCCGACCTGGGTCAGCGCCTTGCCGTCGAAGGGCAGGATCACCAGGACGCCGACCTTCTGGTTGATCAGCGTCTCGACCTGGGCGATCTGCTGGTTGACGTCGTTGGTGCCCTCGGTGGCGGTGAAGGTGACGTCGGAGAACTGGCCGGCCTGCGCGCGGGCGTTCTTGGTCATCGCCGCCATCCAGCCGTGGTCGGCGGCAGGCGCGGAGAAGCCGATGGTGACGTGCTTGCCGGGCTGGGAGTTCTGGCCCGCGTTGCCCGCGACGGCCTGCGGGGCCGACTGCGGCGACTCGTTGGAGGTGCAGGCGGCCAGCAGGGCGCCTGCGCCGACGGCCGCGCCGCCGGTGAGGAAGCGGCGGCGGGCGAGGGAGGATGGTCCGGACATGGCGAGCTCCAGTGGTCGTCGTCGGGGAGGGGTTTCGGGGTTCGTCTTTCCTAAGTGGACTTGCGGGCGCGGTTGGTGCGGAACTGCAGCAGGACGGCCAGGACGATGATCGCGCCCTTGGCGATGTTCTGGATGTCGGTGTCGAGGTTGTTGAGCGTGAAGATGTTGCCCAGCACCGTGAAGATCAGGACGCCGATGAGCGTGCCGATCAGGGTGCCGCGGCCGCCGGTGAGCAGGGTGCCGCCGATGACGACCGCGGCGATCGCGTCCAGCTCGTAGTAGAGGCCGTTGGTGGAGGCGCCCGAGGTGGTGCGCGCCACCACCATGATCGCCGCGATGCCGCAGCACAACCCGGCCACGCCGTAGACGAGCGCGGTGTGCCGCTTGACGTTGATGCCGGCCAGGCGCGCGGCCTCCGTGTTGCCGCCGACGGCGAACGTGCGGCGGCCGAACGTGGTGCGGTTGAGCAGGACCCAGCCGACCACGAACACCAGCGCGAACATCCAGATCAGCACCGGGATGCCGAGGAAGTCACCGCGGAAGAAGCTCAGGAAACCGGTCTCCCGCACGACCTGCGTCTGCCGGCCGCTGATCCGCTCGGCGAGCCCGCGTGCCGAGGCGTACATCGCCAGCGTCGCGATGAACGGCACCACTCTGCCGTAGGACACCAGCACGCCGTTGATCAGCCCGCAGCCGAGACCGACCGCGAGCGCGCAGATCACCATCACCACCGGGCCGTAGGCCTGTGTCGCCAGCGTCGTCGCCCACACGCTGGACAGCGCCACGATCGAGCCGACGGACAGGTCGATGCCGCCGCTGATGATCACGAACGTCATGCCGACGCTGACCACGCCGATCGCGGCCGCGAGCCGCAGGATGGTGGACAGGTTGCCCTCGGTGAAGAACGCGTCCGGCCGGGTCAGCCAGCCCACCAGGCACAGCAGGACGAACACCCCGAACAGCCCGGCCAGCCGGGCGTCCACCGGGAATCGGCCGCGCGCGGCCTTCGGGGCCGGCGGCGCGGCCCGGGGTGGCGGGGCCTGCGTGGCCTCGGGCAACACCGACGAGGGGTCCTTCGTCATGCCGCACTTCCCTCCATCACCAGATTCAGCACGTCTGCTTCGGTCAGCTCGCTCGCGGGCGCCTCGCGGACCACGTGGCCCTCCCGCATCACGAGCACGCGGTCGGCGAGCCCGAGCACCTCGGGCATCTCGCTGGAGACCAGCACGAGCCCGACGCCATCGGCGGCCAGCTCGCGGATCAGCCGGTAGAGCTCGGCCCGCGCGCCCACGTCGACGCCGCGGGTGGGCTCGTCGAGCAGCAGGATGGAGCAGCCGCGCACGAGCCAGCGCGCCACGACCGCCTTCTGCTGGTTGCCGCCGGAGAGCGTGCCCACCGGGCGGCGCGGATCGGCCGGGCGCAAATCCAGTTGCCGCAGGCGTTCGGCCGAGTCCCCGATCTCGCGGGCGCGGTCGGTGAAGCCGAAGCGGCTGTAGGCGGGCAGGCTGGCCAGGGTCACGTTGTGCGCCACCGACATCTCCAGCAGCAGCGCCTGGCTCTTGCGTTCCTCCGGCGCCAGGCCGATCCCGGCCTTGACCGCGCTGGGCACGTCGCCCGGCTTGAGGCGCTTGCCCTCGACGAAGACCTTGCCAGCGTCCGGTTTGCGGCCGCCGAAGATGGTCTCCAGCAGTTCGCTGCGGCCGGCGCCGACGAGTCCCGCCACGCCGAGGATCTCCCCGCGCCGCAAGGTGAAGCTGACGTCCTCGAACTCGCCGCGACGGGTCAGGTTCTCCACGCGCAGCAGCTCGGTCGAGCTGTCCACTGTGGATTCCAGGCGTTCCGGGTAGACGGTTTCGACGCGGCGGCCGGACATCAGCGACACCAGGTGGTCGGTGGTCACGTCGGCGACTTCCAGCCCGGCGGCGACGGTGGCGCCGTCCTTGAGCACGGTGACGCGGTTGCCGATGCGGCGGATCTCCTCCAGCCGGTGCGAGATGTAGACGACGGCGACGCCCTCGGCGGTCAGCTCGGCGACGATGCGGAACAGGTTGTCCACCTCGTCGGCGGCGAGCGCGGCGGTCGGCTCGTCCATCACGATCAGGCGCGCGTCGTGGGCCAGCGCGCGGGCCATCGACACGAGCTGCTGGCCGGCCGCGGACAGGTCGCCGACCTCGCGGTCGGGGTGGATCTCCGGGTGGCCGAGCCGCGCGAGCAGCTCGGCGGCCTTGACGCGGGCCTGCCGGTCGCGGGTGAAGCCGGCCTGCGCCGGCTCGTGGCCGAGGAAGATGTTGTCCGACACCGACAACGCGGGGATGAGGTCGAGCTCCTGGTACATGGTCGCGATGCCGCGGCGCAGCGCCACGACCGGCGAGGACAGCGTGACCGGATCGCCGAGCCAGCGGATTTCGCCCGCGTCCGGCTGGTGGGCGCCGGCGAGGACCTTGATCAGGGTCGACTTGCCCGCGCCGTTCTGGCCGAGCAGGCAGTGCACCTCCCCCGCCCGCACCGACAGCTCGACACCGTCCAGCGCCCGGACACCCGGGAACG
The window above is part of the Amycolatopsis thermoflava N1165 genome. Proteins encoded here:
- a CDS encoding substrate-binding domain-containing protein, whose amino-acid sequence is MSGPSSLARRRFLTGGAAVGAGALLAACTSNESPQSAPQAVAGNAGQNSQPGKHVTIGFSAPAADHGWMAAMTKNARAQAGQFSDVTFTATEGTNDVNQQIAQVETLINQKVGVLVILPFDGKALTQVGQQAMDAGIPVVNVDRVFDTPLAYRTWIGGDNYRMGVNAGNYIAGELKKKGVTSPVIGEVAGIDSLPLTQERSQGFRDALAKHGFAVGPRVSAQFTPESGEQMTSNLLQSAPKLDALWNHDDDQGIGVLAAIDNARRSEFLMVGGAGSRNMMDLIKADSSVIKATVLYSPSMASSAIALARLLGQDKGIGDLAEHEIPANVTTYSAVVTKENVDSYADVAFDS
- a CDS encoding sugar ABC transporter ATP-binding protein; translated protein: MTEDLLSMRGIVKTFPGVRALDGVELSVRAGEVHCLLGQNGAGKSTLIKVLAGAHQPDAGEIRWLGDPVTLSSPVVALRRGIATMYQELDLIPALSVSDNIFLGHEPAQAGFTRDRQARVKAAELLARLGHPEIHPDREVGDLSAAGQQLVSMARALAHDARLIVMDEPTAALAADEVDNLFRIVAELTAEGVAVVYISHRLEEIRRIGNRVTVLKDGATVAAGLEVADVTTDHLVSLMSGRRVETVYPERLESTVDSSTELLRVENLTRRGEFEDVSFTLRRGEILGVAGLVGAGRSELLETIFGGRKPDAGKVFVEGKRLKPGDVPSAVKAGIGLAPEERKSQALLLEMSVAHNVTLASLPAYSRFGFTDRAREIGDSAERLRQLDLRPADPRRPVGTLSGGNQQKAVVARWLVRGCSILLLDEPTRGVDVGARAELYRLIRELAADGVGLVLVSSEMPEVLGLADRVLVMREGHVVREAPASELTEADVLNLVMEGSAA
- a CDS encoding ABC transporter permease translates to MTKDPSSVLPEATQAPPPRAAPPAPKAARGRFPVDARLAGLFGVFVLLCLVGWLTRPDAFFTEGNLSTILRLAAAIGVVSVGMTFVIISGGIDLSVGSIVALSSVWATTLATQAYGPVVMVICALAVGLGCGLINGVLVSYGRVVPFIATLAMYASARGLAERISGRQTQVVRETGFLSFFRGDFLGIPVLIWMFALVFVVGWVLLNRTTFGRRTFAVGGNTEAARLAGINVKRHTALVYGVAGLCCGIAAIMVVARTTSGASTNGLYYELDAIAAVVIGGTLLTGGRGTLIGTLIGVLIFTVLGNIFTLNNLDTDIQNIAKGAIIVLAVLLQFRTNRARKST
- a CDS encoding Gfo/Idh/MocA family protein, which produces MPMSPSTPDPAGASIGVGMVGHAFMGAVHAHAWRSVHRFFDVPLAPRLAVLGGRDPERTKAAAAKQGWPDVETDWATLVARDDVGIVDICTPGDSHAEIALAALAAGKHVLCEKPLANSVAEAEEMAAAAEGAAANGQRAMVGFNYRRVPAIALARKMVAEGRLGTIRQVRAAYLQDWLADPATPMTWRLRRDKAGSGALGDIAAHAVDTAQFVLGDRISGVSAMTETFVRERPLSGEPGSALGEVDVDDCAVFLARFAGGAVATFEATRFALGRKNALRLEINGSRGSLAFDFESMNELSFYDGDDDPAEAGFRRILVTEPDHPYVGAWWPPGHLLGYEHTFTHEIADFLTAIGEQRDPEPGFADGLQVQRVLHAVEESAGNGTSWVGVSMSTERVIDA